The nucleotide sequence ttttagtcCTGTCCATCGTACTTATATATGACTAGATAGGGCCATAAGTATAAAGTCTATGGGGAATGGAGTCTTTTCATAAGATGCTCCAAGACAGTGCTCCCCCACCTAAgcccttaagatttttaaaaatttaagaaaagaaataccctAACCTGGTACCACTCAGGAATCCTGTCATGAGAAAGTAAGCCTTTCCAGCGTCCCCAAAGGGTTGGGGCTGCCTTCAGATGCTTTCTTTGCTCTGGCTTCCCGCCCTCTCCCGGCTCCCCACtgcggcggggggagggggggggcgccCTCCCAGCCAATCAACGTTCAATAGCGCCCTCCAGCCGCGCGTCTTTCAAAGGCCCCTAGAAACCAATGGGCGGTTAAAGGCCGAGCCCAGGCACTCGGGGGCGGAGGATAAAACAGGGAGAGGGTCTGATTGGCTCCTAGAAGGCGCCTCGCTCCACCTCCCAGAAGGATCTACCAATGAGCTGAGCGAAGGGGCGGGCTCGCGCGGGGCGCTCGCTGGGACGCCGGTGCTGCTGGAGAGAGGCGGCCGCAGGTCAGGACGCTGGGCTGCCAGCGATGAAACCGGTGAGTCGGGCGGAGGCTTGGACGAGCGATGCCGCAGGGACGGAAGCGGCCCTGAGGCCAGTTCTCGGGCCTGGGGACAGCCCAGGCCAGGTCGCGGCCTGACTCGCCCTGTAACCGTCCTGGGTCGGGGAGGTGGCGCTTCCCTGGACGGGGGAGAGCGATGACTGAGAAGGAACAGGGTCGGTGGCGGACGTGGGAACGACAGACATTCGCTGTGCACCTGTTGTGCACCGGCTGGGTACTGCCGCCTGCCGAGTCTCCTAAGCCTCGCGACAGCCCTGCCAGAGAGGGCTGAATCCGGTTTTacggaagaaactgaggcttggagagctGAGGGGTCTCGGTCTTATCAGTCTGCCTCATACCCAGCCCCAAAGGATGTCCGGGGATGCCCCGCGCGCCTCTGGTGAGCGGTCCTCACCGCAGACGGGGAAAACTCGAGGAAAGACCTTTGCCAACCCCCGTTGGTGGGCGCGTCATCATCTCCCGGGGCCAACTGGCACTGCGCGCCTTTCTGGGGTTCAGAATCTCTGGACCCGGGGGAGCAGAAACGTCTCTGTTAGGATTTGTTAACCTGGCTGGAAGAGCCTAGTGAAGGAGCCACACTCTGAAAATCTTGAATCGTCAAAACTGCtttaaagggaaaggaaaaacagacGCAAGGAGCCGAGGTCCCACCTGACTCGATCACCTGTCACCAGGGTTGACAACCTATGGAACATTAAAGGACCTTCATTTGagttgataataataataacgcaAAGAGATCCGAAGCAACTCACATGCATAGCCTAAATGGCTCTGCAATGTGATCTTGTAGTAACAAGACCGTTATAGAGTATAGATTCAGAGCTAGAAAGCACACTAGCTGGTTACTCTTGCTAATCCCCTTGTTTCCTTGTGGAGGGGCGTCAGCCGTCCTTCACTCCCGGCCTCTCTTCCCGCTTGTTCCCTgaagggacagagtgagagatctGATCCCCCAGACTAGGAGGAGCTGAACAAAATAGCTGgaccctttcttcccttctctctgcagtggGTTGTTCATTGCTGCTCCTGACTGGGTAGGTAAGTCCAATTCTGGAGTGAAGAGCTGACAGGCCCACTGGACTTTTAAAGCCACATCCTCCCTTTGACACTCAGTAATGAAACTAACATACTGATCTCCATTTGCCTCTCCACTGTTTTATCTCTCAGTGGTTCCAAGTTGGAAATAAGAAgaaaggtgtcttttttttttttttttttttttttttttggcctattaAACTACTGACTCTTACGTAGAAATTATGCCTACAGGATTGAGTTCCAACTCCTTAGATCGTTACACAAACTCCATCTCAATCTCTCTAGTCCGTAATTCACACAGTTGAGGGCATGATATTCTacctgtccaccccccccccattaaccAAACTACTAGGCCATATTGGGGTTGTTTTTTGAGAGATAGGGGGTAGTTAAAACTACTTATCTGGCTTCATCACCTCTGCTCCAATGTCACAGTTCCTGAAAAcaagttttttctccttttgccttTATTGCCTTAACTTCTTCCTTATCTGCCTAAAAACTTCCTGCTTGTCCTTCAAAACCCAGCTAATTTATCCCCTCTGAAGATTTCTCCACCTCTCTAAGcagtcactcagttggttaagcatctgtctttggctcaggtcatgatctcagggtcctgggatggtgccccacatcaggctctttgctcagcagggaatctgcttctcctctccctctgcctgccgctccccctgcttgtgtttgtgctctctctttccctcctccccatcaaatgaaaaaaaaaaatctttaaaaataaaatgcatagttTATGCTTCCATTTTAGCACTTATGACTTTCTTTTCTAATCTATGCATACACCTCTCCAACTGtactgaaactttttattttatggatctTTGCATCTCCACTTGGCAAATGAAGGTGTTTAAGAAATGTCTGTGAATTAACGAATAGGTCTCCTCACTTTATAGTTGTAGAAAACGGAGACCCAGAATAAACTGAGGTTGTTTGTCCAAGATTAtacagtaagtggcagagccaaaaaCAGGATCCTGGTTTTTCCCAGTCCAACTCTCTTTCCACCACAGAACACTGTAATTATTAATAGGATGGTAAACTCAGTAATTTAGTATTTATATCGCTGATCATTCTGATATTCCAAGTTGAATAAATTGCAAATATGCATTCAGTGTGTGTTTAAGCAAGGATCAGCTTATACATATGTATTCTTCTTTACAGTTATTTAACATAACTGATTTCTTTTGAAGCCTAGTTCATTGCAAACAAGCGAGTTTGACTCATCAGACGAAGAGCCTATTGAAGATGAACAGACTCCAATTCAGATATCATGGTATGTTCTGATCAATGATCACTTCTGATCAATGATGAGctaaattatttgattatttaattatttgattatttgatcACAGTCCGTGTAGATAATGTGGtccacattttgaaaatatttagtgaTTCTCTTCTGAGGATTGGTAATTCTGATCTTTAAGGGATCCTCTAACTCCATGATTTATTTACTGTCTATGATAGAAGAAGACTTTTCTtttggatgggggatgggcagaggaggaAGTCAATTCTTAATGCATTCAGAAAACCATAGTAGAAAAAAGTAAGGACTTGAGACAGGATCCGCATATCTGCAATTTAGTACCCAAACCTACTTATTCTTTTATGACAAAAGAACAATATACCGAACATAGGATGAGATATTTGTTTATCATTTAGTCAAATCCTAGAACTACTTGCCACAATAATGCATCTATTAGCAGACACTGCCTAAGATAAATGCCATGTTACCATAGatacaatagcaaaaacaaatgtTTCTATATAGAATCAACTTCCAAATTTTGGCAGTGACTTATTACACCAGAATCTCTACAACAATCAGTGCTTTCTCTCATCCCTGTAAATGTAATAATCTCTCTAAGAAAACACCATTTCCAActataggaagagaaaaagagtgcgTTACCTCCAAAGTTCCTTTTGTTCTGTCATCAAATAGCAATTATCTTTCATTTCCCCTTACACAACCCCCTTTAAAACTCAAAAACTCATCTAATTTTCAAAGTTACATGGTATTTATACAATGCCCTCTGTTTTCCTCTAAATTCATCTTCTGTCTTATAGACCAAGCTAGCCTTTATCTGCTTTGTCCCTGAGTACTGCAAACTGGAAAtatgattttgaaattattttatttgaaccAAAATCCATTACAACAAGGAATGACCTGCAATTTTTATCACATGAAATTATATCTGTTTAAGGAAGTCCtacaaagaaatctttaaatagTAATGGAGAATGAATGCTGAGGATGAAATCATCAGAAGGTCATTTTCTAGACAATTCCCCAAGATTGCTAACGCAAAATATCTCAGATAACATACCACAGGGTAacttaaatatgttttatacTATTATATTTGCATACgcatttttgttttgtgactacagtaaaactttaaaacaccCTTATTCCATGCCAAGCATGCATTTCTTGAACTGAGTTTCCacttacaactttttaaaaactgaagtaaacttaaagttttattcttttcaggCTACCCCTGTCACAAGTGAATTGTTCTCAGTTTCTTGGTTTATGTGCTCTTCCAGGTAGGTAACACTACAGTTGGCTTCTATTGATACTTAAGATAATCTGTTAATTAGTTAATACATCATTGTACTGAGCAAGAAGAGAATTTCCTAGATCATCAACCTGGAGAACTCACTTTAGGATGCCCTCATGTGGGCTCTagctaaaagaacagaaattactCTTCAACCCTTCCAGACCCATTCACAGTTCTGCATTTCTGATtacctatcttaaaaaaaaacttcagcaTTGGGGTACAAGGTGAGGCTGAGGGCAATAGGCAGGTATTTGTTACAGAAAGGACACAGAAAAAAGACTCTATGGATTAGGAGCTCCTTCACCTGGGGTCTATGAATCCCTTCAATTATATTCCTAGGAATATAAGAAATTGAAATCCACACTCAAAATGAAATTGAAACATATAAATGATCATAGAGGTATGACCTTGTAAAGTAACTGTGTAtgtgtttaaatatatttgttatatgtGACCAAAAACTGACTTTTTCACTTGCCTTATTACTGCTTATAggttgtaaatttaaaaatgttagaagaaATATCCAAAAAGACACAGGTAGGTATAACATTAAACaaccatattaattttttttccttaataacaCTGAAAATCTCTTTGTCAAAAAGAACAAACGCTAGTCTCTgtttagtatacaaaatatatgtttgttATTTCATAATTTCAAACTGTAGACTTATTCTGACAcacaaagatatttgcaaagggcACAGAGAACTAACTCCTCATTTACTAAATACAGCATCGCTTTTCACTGATTATTGTAGCTACACATAGAAATTGCATTTGAGTTTAAAATGTGTAAGTTAGAGGGAGGAACGTATGTAAATAGAAAATTGCCATTTCACTGCCCAGATCTTTTAACATATTGTCCTTTACAGACATGATTGTGATGGTAGAAATTAAACCTAAGCCAGAGGTAGTACTGAAATTGTCCATCCTGGGTAGGAAATTTAGAGAGCTAGCATCTGGGTGGGAAAGATGGAACAGGGTCTGATCTTCCCGGGCTCAAGGATGTTCACCCCACAAATATCCTGATAACCCACCCCAATTTGGAATTTACATATTCCATGGAACTAAAAAACTtgttttttcaaaacattttatccTGTTGGCCTGGAATATCTCAAGGCTAATTGTCCTACCAATGTCCCCAtaatataccaaaataaatataaataaacacatgcacgtgcacacatacacacataatctccctctctctctcacacgcacacacacacacatcttgatTCCGACcggtataaattttttaaatcttaaagttTTTTCCTGGCTATTTTGGGATATCAATTTATTAATTTGCTTTCTCTAATTCATTCCTTACCTACCAAAAAAGACTTACAGAGGCTAAAAGATTAGTTGACTTTTGAATTACTTGTAAAGTTTCTCTGATTTAGATATACCTGCCATGGTAGGGAGTTTTTATTTGGAGAACATTTAGTTCATAAGCAAACTATAATGAAAATCACTGGCTCAAGAACCAGTCTTGCACATTTGGGGAAGCCCTATTCATTTAGTATCTTCTATAAATGGGGTTTCCAATATTTTACCAAACCTTTTGTTTTCCATTGAGATCTTAAATGGAATCCAAAGTATAAAAGATGACAGTCTGGTGAGAGAGACCTAGACTCTCCCTGCATCAACCCCTATAGTTCCCTCCTCAGAGTTCTTTCTaggaaagtttgaaaaccactgtgtAATAGAAATTATCCATTGTGTGCAAGAGTCAGAAAATCACCTACCCTTAAAAATGGTGAAGTATGCAGACTtcagttttaattcttttagaaGTATGAAAACATAAtagtattattataaaaaataaaaataaaataaagcaacacTGTCCAGAGTCACAGATAGAAGCCACGTGTGTAACTTTACATTTTCTAGCTGccatattaaaaaagtaaaaacagatgaaattaacttgatatattttatttagcctaACAGAGCCTAAATAGTTTCATTTTGATGGTTTTAaacctaaaataaattattaatgagatacagatttttttgtaCTTGATCTTTTAGATCAGATATGGATTTTACACTTAGGATACATCTCAATTTGGACTAGCCACGTTTCAAGTACAAATCTGGAGGTTCATGATAAAAAGACACTTCGTTAAATTAGACCCTGGATttagcagggagagagaggaggctgaGATCAGCCAGAATTAGTTATTCATTTTGAACATAAGACTCTAGAGTGAATATTGCCGTGAGAATGTTTTAGTGTATAGAATGACCTATAGTACTATTGCTTTGTTCATATTCATAATAGTGAAATTAGCTAAGTCACCTAGAAATTCTAGCATAGTTAACGTTTTATTTCCTAGAGATCTAGTCCATAAAATGAAATGCATAGTGGCAAGACACCATGCAAATATAAAGGAGATCATGAGCTCAGGCAGCCTGGGCATGCAGGAGATTTTACATACAGTGCTTAGGGTAAAGCAaaacagcagagggaggaaaATAGCAAACATGGATTTTGGGAgaagaaaatgggagagaaacatacttttgttttttcacaagagtttattttgaaatagcagatgttttaaaattcatttttaaagccatatagaaaaaaagatttttttcaagaacAGCAATATACTTGACTCATcttaaaattcagtttaaaacattttgaattattaagtcattataatactataaatatcatataattattATGATAATATAATCACTATATTATAATGCTATTATcctattataatataatataattaggattattattatattatagtatGATTTTATTAAGGTGATTAATTTTAATCACCTTTTGGTCCAGGTTTTCCAATTTCTATTTTGTGCTTAGTGACTTGGTTTTTACCTTTCTTTGAAGACAGATCAATATTGTTTTAGATTATTAATAAGTATTTCAAATTTTTAGATTATCATTTGTTATTTACTTAATTTGGCTTAAGAAATTTAACACATCCTCTATCTTGACTGTatttaaatttgtaatattttgtacATGTGTATCCGTATCTTGGTTTATTGGCAGAAGAACTAAAGAGCTATGGTATACAAGACATATTTGTTTTCTGCACCAGAGGAGAACTGTCAAAATACAGAGTCCCAAACCTTTTGGACCTCTACCATCAGTATGGATTTATCACTCATCATCATCCAATTCCAGATGGAGGGACTCCTGACATAGCCAGCTGCTGTGAAATAATGGAGGAGCTTGCAATCTGCCTTAAAAATAACCGAAAAACCTTAATACAGTACGTTATTCTTTTCTCCATAAATAACATGAGAAATGCCCCAGTCAGAAAGATTTTTCTAGTTATTGCATCCTTATTCACTTATTACCTACCTTACAGTTTGGTAAAAggatcaaaaggaaataaagcatGACAGGTACTTGTATAATGTCTACTATAGGGCAAGCACTCTGATATTTGCCATTAGTCCTTTTGAAAGGTAAGGACAATAGATGAGTAGATTTGGAAATTTTTAGAACAGATTTACaggctttttattctttctttttgcctTAGAGCATTACTTATAATTTTTGGTCCCTCTTCCTTCCAAAAAAGATGGGGCATCATTCTTATGATACCCTTACTCATTCAGTGGTCAGCCTTTCAGTGGGTTAGTTGCTTctaaccaccaaaaaaaaaaaaagtcagcatgGAGGGCCACCAAGTGGCTCAggtagttaagaatctgccttcatctcaggtcatgatcccagggatggagccctgcatcaggctccctgctcaatggggcgTCTGCTTATCcctgtccctctgaccttcccctccgctcgctttctctctctctcaaatgaataaataaaaaatcttgagggggaaaaaaaggtcagttttttaaaaatcagcaaagaaatcatAAGCAATGAGCAATCTtaaaaatatgactgtaaaattatatttgatgATATCAATTTGCCACCAGACCAAAAGAGGTACTCTCATTGTTTGTCGATGGCTAATTTAATTTCCATACCAGTGGCACAAGCTGCTGgtatggaaatttaaaacaaaataaaatgaactaagAGGGGGGAAAAGGAGGCGAGAGGAGAAAAGTAgcttggagaaaggaaaaagggagtgCCAATCGGCAGTAGACAATAGCAATACAAAGATTAGAAGTGATGTTGTGGATAATGCAGTAGATGCTCTGCCTGCAGTGAGACACGCAGCAGAGGTTCTGTGATTCTTGTACTTTTTGTATCCTAATAAACTGCTTAATCCTTCCTGGAACAAGATAGAGTATTAAATAGTTTGATACCTCAAAAGCTCTAAAGTCATTGCTCTGAACTAGAAAGTATGCAGACTATACCAAATAACCAGGTAGTCTCATGGCACCAAGGGAAAGGGCAAGCCCAGCCGGCTTCTCCGTAGACCTAGAGCTGGGGGGCCCTGTGCCCACAGTTCCCATTACAAAGGTGAACAAAGTAGTGCACGGGGTTTTGGGGACACACACTGTGACTGAAGTGAACTCAAATGTACAGAGAACTGGACACCATCCTACTACAGTTTCCAGCCTTTCTCTAGAGAAAAGCGTAATCTACAATTATAAGCAATTACTAACTGCTTTactaattataaaagcaaaattttagaataaagttGTCTATTCTAAATTATCTAATAAGTCTAAGTAAAATAGCATTAGATAATTACATGTGGcttgcaaaaaatatttttcaatttggggacacatttttcaaatcagttctgagatttttatttaattttagttttaattttttaagattttttttatttatttgaccgagagagacagaaagagaagcaatacaagcaggggtaatgggagaaggagaagcaggctccccactgagctaggagtctgatgtggggcttgatcccgggacactgggaccatgacctgagccgaaggcagatgcttaatgactga is from Mustela lutreola isolate mMusLut2 chromosome 7, mMusLut2.pri, whole genome shotgun sequence and encodes:
- the CDKN3 gene encoding cyclin-dependent kinase inhibitor 3 isoform X2; translated protein: MKPPSSLQTSEFDSSDEEPIEDEQTPIQISWLPLSQVNCSQFLGLCALPEELKSYGIQDIFVFCTRGELSKYRVPNLLDLYHQYGFITHHHPIPDGGTPDIASCCEIMEELAICLKNNRKTLIHCYGGLGRSCLVAACLLLYLSDTVSPEQAIDSLRDLRGSGAIQTIKQYNYLHEFRDKLAAHLSSRDSLSRSVSR
- the CDKN3 gene encoding cyclin-dependent kinase inhibitor 3 isoform X1, translating into MKPPSSLQTSEFDSSDEEPIEDEQTPIQISWLPLSQVNCSQFLGLCALPGCKFKNVRRNIQKDTEELKSYGIQDIFVFCTRGELSKYRVPNLLDLYHQYGFITHHHPIPDGGTPDIASCCEIMEELAICLKNNRKTLIHCYGGLGRSCLVAACLLLYLSDTVSPEQAIDSLRDLRGSGAIQTIKQYNYLHEFRDKLAAHLSSRDSLSRSVSR